GTCGACGCCGGCGGCGACGTCCCCGGCGAGGCCCTCCTCGGCGGCGCCGCCGGCGGCGTCGGGGTCCACGCCGAACGCCGCGTCGACGCGGTCGCGCGCGGCCCGGGTGTCGTCCGGCTCCGTCTCGGCGGGGTTGCCCGCGTACAGCCGCACCGCCTCGCGCGGGTCGTTGCGAGCGATCGCGAGCCCGACGACGTGGGTGACCGGCCGCCGGCTGCCGAAGCGCTGCTGGCCGAAGTAGTTCGGGACGCCGACGGTCGCCTCGGCGGGCGCGTCCTCGGTGTCGGATGCGTCGCCCTCGTCGCCCGCGAACGCCCGGAGGTCACGGACTGTCTCGGCGACGCGCTCGGGCGCCTCCGCGACCGCGTCGGCGACCCGGATCTCGAAGGCGTTGCCGGCGAGGTCGCCGAAGGAGAGCCGCCGCCCCGCCCGGCCGAGCGGCTCGATGTCGGCGCCGCGGATCGCGGGGAGGTCGTCCGGGTCGACCTCGCGGAGGGTGAACAGCTGCGTCGTGACCGCGCGCTTGTCCTTCGTGCCGGCCCACGAGACGCGCTCGCGGCTGATCCCGAGCGCGTCGGAGATCCGGCGCGCGAAGTCGTTCGTGTCCCAGTCGCGCAGCGTGACGCGGACGACCAACTCGGGGTAGCTCCCGCGGTCGGCGCCCAGCGGCTCCGGGTCGAACGCCTCCAGCTCGCGGACCCGGAAGTCCTCGGGAGACTCACGGAGCCGGCCGCCGATCCCGTCGGCGTCGCTGACGTAGTAGTCCATGCCGACCGCGCGCTCGGTCGGGTGCGCCTCGCGGAGGGCGTGTTCGGGGGCCATCTAGTACAGCGAGAGGTCGCCGGTCACGCGGTCGACGCTGTCGTCGCGGGCGGGGCCGACCGCGAGCGCGGTGACGGTCCCCGGCTCCAGCTGCGTGTGGCCCGCGTCCCGGACGATGGCGTACGGGAGCCCCTCCTTGTCCGCCTTGTCGGCCAGCTCGAACAGCTGGCTCTCGGAGTCGCCCTTCAGCACGACCTTCTTCTGTCCCTCGCCCTGCCACTTCTTCCGGGCGCGGCGCCCCGCGTCCTGGTACGCCGACAGCGACGCGTGCGCGACCTGCGCGGCGAGCTTCCCCTCGCCCATGCCGATGTCCGTCCGGGCGACGATGGCCTGTTTCATGTCCCGAACCACCGCCGCCGCGGGTTTAGCGCTTTGCTCTCGACCGGACCGGCGGCTGACCGGGCGGACCGAAAGATGCCAGAGGAGAAATTCGAGCCGCGGGGCGGTCGACCGACCTCAGTCGTCGGCGGGCGAGGCGCCGCCAGAGGCGGAGCCGAGGCCCGAGGCCATCTTGGCGACCGTCCGCTCGTTGTCGACGACCCACCGCAGCAGGAGGAACGCGAAGAGGTACTTCGCGACGATGTCCATCCCGCTGTAGGCCCACGAGGTGACGGCGACGTCGAGCACCGCGAACCCCTCGGCGCCGAGCGCCCAGAAGATCGGGTAGCCGAGCCAGAGGACCACGGTGAGCACCTTCAGCGTGTTGAAGATCTCGGCGGTTCCGGCGACCTCGGCGTCCTCCGCCCACTCGGCGAGCAGGATGTAGAGAACGACGGCGAAGAACGCGCAGCTGATGGCGTACCACACCCAGCGCAGCATGTAGGAGGACGTGGTCAGCGCGGCCGCGAGGCCGGTGACGCACATCCCGACGTCGGCCACGACGGCCGTGAACAGCTTCGTCAGATTCGATCCGGCGAGCAGACCGAGCGCGATGAGGATCATCGGTGTCGACAGCGCCCACGTGAGATACCGGCCCCACGGCGTGAGCACCTCCTGGCCGGCCAGCGCGTGTCCGGCCGGCATCTCGAGGAAGCTCACCGTGAGCCCGGAGACGAGCCCGGTGTAGCTGGAGATGGACACCAGCGGCACCATCAGCGTGGCGACGAAGATCAGCTGGGCGCGGGGGTCATCCACGTTCCTCCCCATGTACACGAACAGGAGGATCGAGAGGCCCGCGAGGGCGATGTTTATCCAGAGCGACGCGCTCAGGAGCGCGTCGTCCCGAATCGCCTGGAACGCGTCGGCTTGGGTCATTTGGAGCGGGACCGTTCCGCTTGCGAGTAGGTCGGCCGCGGCTGTTTCGATCATGCGACGTCCGCGGGTAGGCGTCGACCTCAGTAAACGTCCAAACCTGACGAGTAAGGGTTTTCTGACGGATTTCGATCTCAGACCGGATAGTTCGAAATGTTCCGATTCGTAAAATCGATCGTGGACGATCGTTTTCCGCGGATCTCCATCAGCGCCCGACCTTCGGGAGCCAGTCGGGGGGAGGGCGGCCGGCGACGACCGCTGCGACCGCGGCACGGGGAGGAGCGGTCCCGTCCGCGTCATCGCGTGGGCGAGCCCGAGCGATTCCCACGCGGTGGGGCGAACCGCGATATTGAAACGACCGAGGCCCCGAGGTGGGGTATGCAACGGAGACGGTTCCTCCGACGGGTCGGTGCGGCCGGCGTCGGGACCGGAGCGACCGCCGCCCTCGCCGGCTGCGCCGGCGTCGGCGGCGACCCCGGCTACGACGTCGGGATGCTCGCGTCCGCCTACCGCCCCGCGGAGCTGACCGTGTCGGTCGGCGACACCGTCGTCTGGGAGAACACGAGCTCGCGGGCGCACACGGTGACCGCCTACGAGGCGGCGATCCCGGACGCGGCCGACTACTTCGCCTCCGGCGGCTACGACGACGAGGAGACCGCCCGCGAGGCGTGGGCGTCCGACTTCGGCGGCGGGCTGGAGAGCGGCGACCGCTACTCGCACACCTTCGAGGTCGCCGGGCGCTACGACTACGTCTGCATCCCGCACGAGACCGGCGGGATGTACGCGACCGTCTTCGTGGAGGAGTGATGCGCCGGAGCCTTCCCGGCCGATCCGACCCGCGACCGACGAAACCCATTACCGCCCGCGACGCCAAGACGCGGTAACACACGCCCATGGACATCTCGACGCTTCTGGGGACCGACGTCCTGCTGTTCCTCGCCATCGGGCTGCTCGGCGGCGCCCACTGCATCGGCATGTGCGGCCCGCTCGTGACGGTGTACGCCGGCCGGATGCGAGAAGGCGGCGGCCGGACCGACGGCGGCGCGGCGAGCGGCGGGACCGGCGGCGCCGCGTCCGCGGCTTCCGACCGCCGCGGGAGTCACCTCACGACCTACGAGGTCCGCCAGCACGCGCTGTTCAACCTCGGCCGCGCGGCGAGCTACGCGACCATCGGGACGGCGCTCGGCGCGCTCGGCGGTGTCGTTCTCGTTACGACGGCGACGCTGACGGGCGCGGCAGAGGTCGTCCGGGGCGTCGTCGGCCTCGGGGTCGGCGCGGCCGTGATCCTCGTCGGCGTCCGGTACGCGCTCGGCGGCGCGACCGGCGGGGTCCACCTCCCCGGGCTCGAACGGGTCACCGGCTGGCTCACCGGCCACGTCGACCGGCTCGCGAACGGGCCCGGCATCGTCGCGCTTGGCACGGTCCACGGACTCTTACCCTGTCCGATCCTCTACCCGGCGTACCTCTACGCGTTCGCCAGCGGCTCGGCGGTGAGCGGAGGGATCGCGCTCGCGGCGCTCGGGGTCGGCACGATGCCCGCGGTGTTCCTCTACGGCACCGTGATCGAGGGCGTCGACGCGGTCCACCGGCGCCGGATCCACCGGCTGCTCGGCGTCGCGTTCGTCGCGCTCGGCTACGTCCTGTTCGCGCACGGGCTGATGTCGGTCGGGATCCACGTGCCGCACCCGCGGCTCCCGTTCTGGAACCCGCTCGACGCCGGGATGGGGGGGATGTGACGATGGCGGCCGACTGCACCCTCTGTGAGCTCCCGACCGACGGCGTCGACGTGACCGACGACGCGGGCAACGAGTTCTGCTGTCCCGGCTGCCGGGACGTGTACGCGGCCCTCGGCGACGCCGACGTGGACGCCGACGCGGTGCGCGAGCGGCGCCGCGCCGATGAGGGAGACGGGGAGAGCGCGGACGAGGGGTCCCGCACCGACGTCCCCCCCGACCACGAGGCGACGTTCCTCGAGGTCGACGGGATGCACTGCGCGACCTGCGAGGCGTTCATCGAGGCGGTCGCGACCCGGACCGAGGGCGTCAGCGACGCGAGCGCGAGCTACGTGACTGACACCGTCCGGATCGACCACGACCCGGGGTCGGTCTCGACCGACGACCTCTCGGAGGCGGTCAGCGGCCTCGGTTACAGCGCGTACCCCCGCGACGACGCCTTCTCGCGCCGGCAGGCCGACAACATGGCGACGGCGCGGCTCGCGGCCGGCGTCATGGTCGGGATGGCGGTCATGCTGCAGTACATCGTCATCATCTACCCGACGTACTTCGCGTTCCCGTTCTACAACGAGCGCACCCTGGAGTACCTCAACCAGGCGATGTCGTCGACGTCGGGGACGTACTTCTTCATCGTGATCGCGGCCCTGACGACCGTCGTCCTGTTTTTCACCGGCAAGCCGATACTGCGTGGCGCCTACGTCAGCGCGAAGACCAGGTCGCCGAACATGGACCTGCTCGTCGCCATCGCGGCGGTGAGCGCGTACGTCTACAGCACGCTCGCGGTGATCTTCGTCGAGTCGCCGTCGATCTACTACGACGTGACGGTCGCGATAATCGTGATCGTCACCGTCGGGAACGGCTACGAGGACTCGATCAAGAAGCGCGCGACGGAGCTCCTCTCCGATCTCACCGCGGTGCAGGTCGACAGCGCTCGGCGGCTGACCGCCGGCGGCGACGCGCCCGACGCGGCCGCCGCCGAGACCGAGGAGGTCGCCATCGACGCGCTCGAACCCGACGACCGCCTGCTCGTGCGCGCCGGCGAGCGCGTCCCGGTCGACGGCGCGGTCGTCGCCGGCGACGCCGCGGTCGACGAGTCCGTCGTCACCGGCGAGTCGATGCCGGTCCGGAAGACCGCCGGCGACGACGTGGTCGGGGGATCGGTGGTCGCGGACGGCTCGCTGACGGTCGCGGTCGGCCCGGACGCGAGCTCCAGCCTCGACCGCGTCGCGGAGCTCGTCTGGGACCTCCAGAGCGGAAACCACGGCGTCCAGAAGCTCGCCGACCGGCTCGCGACCGTCTTCGTGCCGGTCGTCCTCGCGGTCGCGATCGTCGCCGCCGCCGCGAACCTCGCGCTCGGCAACGGCGTGACGGAGGCGATGCTCGTCGGACTCACGGTGCTCATCGTCTCGTGTCCGTGCGCGCTCGGGCTCGCCACCCCGCTCGCGGTCGCCGCGGGGATCCGCGACGCGCTGGAGCGGTCGATCGTGATCTTCGACGACACCGTCTTCGAGCGGGTGCGCGACGCGGAAACCGTCGTCTTCGACAAGACGGGGACGCTCACCACCGGCGAGATGGAGCTGATCGCGGCCGACGTCGACGACGACTTGCTCCGGCTCGCCGCCGCGTTAGAGGAGCGCTCGGCCCACCCGGTCGGGCGGGCCATCGCCGCGGCGCGGGCGAGCGGGGGGTCTCGGGGCGAACCGGACGCGTCGCCCGCCACCGCCGCGGTCGCCGACGGCGGGACTGCCGAGTCGACGGCGGCCGCCGACGAGCCCGCGGGCGCGGGCGGCGGCGACGCCGGAAACGCGACGGACGCGCTCGCGGTCGCCGACTTCGAGAGCCACGCCCGCGGCGTCTCCGGGACGGTCGACGGGACCGACGTCGTCGTCGGCCACCCCGCACTGTTCGACGAGCGCGGCTGGACCGTCCCCGACGAGATCCGGCGGGCGGTCACCGAGGCGCGCGACGTGGGTCGCGTCCCCGTCGCGGTGGGGCGCGACGGCGCCGCCGAGGGCGTCGTCGTGGTCGGCGACGAGCTGCGCGAGGGGTGGGAAGAGACGGTGACCGCGCTCGACGACTCGGGCGTCGACGTGGTCGTGCTGACGGGCGACGACGAGCGCGCGGCGACCGTCTTCGAGGAGCACGAGGCGGTCGCCTCGGTGTTCGCGGGCGTCCCGCCGGAGGGGAAGGCCGAGACGATCGAGCGCCTGAAGGCGAGCGGGCTCACGGTGATGGTCGGCGACGGGACCAACGACGCGCCCGCGCTCGCCGCGGCTGACCTCGGGATCGCGCTCGGCGGCGGCACGGCGATGGCGGCCGACGCCGCCGACGTGGCGATCGTCGACGACGACCTCGGCTCGGTCGCGACCGTCTTCGAGCTCTCGCGGGCGGCCGGCCGGCGCGTGAAGGGGAACATCGGCTGGGCGTTCCTGTACAACGCGGTCGCCATCCCGCTCGCGGTGACCGGCCTCCTCAACCCGCTTTTCGCCGCGGTCGCGATGGGTACCTCGAGCCTGCTCGTCGTGACGAACTCCTCGCGGGCGCTGCTGGACGACGACTGACCGGGAACGAACTCCGGTTTGGTCGCGGCGGGCGCGGCCGGGACCCCCGTCCCCGCGCTCCCCCGCCCGGCCCGCCGCGACCGCAACCGACTTTCCCCTCACGCGACTACCCACTACCATGTCACAGCGACAGCAGTCCTTCGACGTCTCGACCCGCGACGGGATGCCCGTCCTCGGGCTCGGCACGTGGGAGAACGACGAGCCCGCTCAGTGTACGGAATCGGTGACGACGGCGCTGGAGACCGGTTACCGCCACATCGACACGGCCCAGATCTACGGCAACGAGGCCGCCGTCGGCGACGGGATCGCCGCGGCCGACGTCGACCGCGACGACGTCTTCCTCGCGACGAAGGTGTGGATCGACCAGCTCGCGCCCGAGGACGTGGTCGCGTCCACCCGCGAGAGCTTAGAGAAGCTCGGCACCGACTACGTCGACCTGCTGTACGTCCACTGGCCGGCGGGCGCGTACGACCCCGCGGAGACGCTGCCCGCGTTCGCGGAGCTCCGCGACGACGGCCTGATCGACCGGATCGGCGTCTCGAACTTCGAGCCGCACCACCTCGACGCCGCGACCGACGCCCTCGGCGAGGCGCCGTTCGCGAACCAGGTGGAGATGCACCCTCTGCTCCGGCAGGAGGAGCTCCGGGAGTACGCCGACGCCAACGGCGTCGAGCTCGTCGCCTACTCCCCGCTCGCCCGCGGGAACGTGCTCGACGACCCGGCGATCACCCACATCGCCGAGAAGCACGGCGTCAGCGCCGCGCAGGTGAGCCTCGCGTGGCTCCGCGAGAAGGGCGTCACCGCCATCCCGAAGGCGACGGGCGAGGACCACATCGCCGACAACTGGGCGAGCCTCGGGCTCGACCTGGACGACGAGGACGTCGAGGAGATCGACACGCTCGGCCGGACCGACCGCCAGCTGAACCCGGACTTCGGTCCAGACTGGGAGTAGCGTTCGCTTCGAGCGCGACGGGGCGCCGCGTCTCGTCGCCCCGTCAGTCGACGACCCGAGTGAGAGTGATCGCGATCTCGTTTCCGCGGTCGGGGCCGGACTCCACCGCGACGCTGCCGTTCGAGAGCTCCACGCTCCAGTAGACGAGCCAGAACCCCAGCCCGCTGCTGTGGTACACGTCGGTCATGCCGTGGTCGCCCGTGAGCACGTCGGCCTCGACGGCCGGGATCGGCGGGTGGTCGTCCCGGACGACGACCTCCGCGCCGGCCTGCGTCCGGCGGAGGGAAACGCTCACCGTCGGATCGACGCCGTCGGCGTGTCGGACCGCGTTCCCCAACAGTTCGGTCACCGCGGCCCGGAGCTCCGGACGCCCCTCGACCGCGACCGGCTCCGGCGTCTCGACCTCGATCGAGGCGTCCGGATACCGGTCCCGGACGGTCTCGACGCAGTCGGCGACCGCCTCGCGGAGCTCGACCCGCTCGCACTCCTGTTTCCCGGTGATGAGGTCGATGATGTCGCGTTCCTTCTCGGCGGTCTCGAGGAGCTGCTCGCCGACACGACGGATCACGGCGGTGTGCTCGGTCGACTCCGGCACCGACGACTCGAGGAGCTCCGCCGTGCCGAGGATGACGTTGAGGTCGTTCCGGAGGTTGTGCCGGAGGAGATTGTCCATCACGACCAGCTGGCGCTCGCGCCGCCGCCGGTCGGTGACGTCCTTGGTGAACCCCGTGATGCGGACGACCTCGCCGTCGTCTTCGATCGGTTCCGCCTGCACCCAGACCCACCGGTTGTAGTTCTCTTCGGGGTTCACCCGGTACTCCATGTCGACCGACGCCCCGGCGGCGATCCGTTCCATCGCCGCTTCGACCGCCGGGACGTCGTCCGGGTGGATCGCGTCGAGAAACCGCTGCGGATCCTCCTCGAGCTCCTCGATCGACCCGCCGTATATCTCCTCGTACGAGGGGTTCACGAACAGCACCTCCGTCCAGTCGGCGTCGAACATCCACAACACGTCGCCCGAGACGGCCGCGATCTCCCGGAGGTGCGAGGCCGTCTCCGCGTGGTCTCGCTCGGCCCGCACCCGGTCGGTGACGTCGCGGGAGCTGACGACGTACCCGTCGAGCGCGTCGTCGGTGAGGTTCGACATGCGGCTCTCCAGCCAGACCCACGAGCCGTCCGCGGTCCGGTGCCGGTACTCGACCGTCTCCTCGGCGAACCCGTCACTCGTTATCGTTCTGTCGAAGGCGCCGCGGGCCGCCTCCCGGTCCTCCGGGTGGACGTACTCGAAGGCGTTCCCGCCGACGAGCTCCTCGGGGGAGAATCCGAGGATCCGTTCCGCGGCCCCGTTGACGTAGGTGAATCGCCCCGCCTCGTCCAGCAGGGCGATCTTGTCCTGCGCCTGGTCGAGCAGGAGGCCGAGCGGCTCGGACCCGTTCATTTCTTCGTGGTCTTTCGCGCGGGAACATAACGGTCACGGCGGTGCGCGCGTCCCGTTTCGCGTCCGACTACGGGAGCCGCCTCAGACGTGCTCCGAGAGGAAGTCGACGACCTCGCGGTACGCCTCGATGCGGTTCTCCAGCTTCGAGAAGCCGTGCCCCTCGTCGTCGAAGATCAGCTTGCGGACCGGGACGCCCTGCTCGCGCGCCTCCTCGACGATCTGCTCGGCCTCGCCCACGGGGACTCGCGGGTCGTTCGCGCCGTGGAGGACGAACAGCGGGGACTCGATCCGCTCGATGTTGTTGATCGGCGAGATAGACTCTAAGAACTCCCGGTCCTCGTCGAGCGAGCCGTACTCGGCCTCGCGGAGCTCGCGGCGCCAGTCGCCGGTGTTCTCCAGGAAGGTGACGAAGTTCGCGATGCCGACGACGTCGACGCCGGCGGCCCACAGATCGGGATACTCGGTGAGCGCGGCGAGCACCATGAAGCCGCCGTAGGAGCCGCCCATGGCGACGACGCGATCGGGGTCGACCTCGGGGTGGTCGTGGAGCCACTCGACGCCGGCCTCGACGTCGGCCACCGAGTCCATCCGCTTCTCCACGTCGTCGAGCGCGGCGTACGCCTTGCCGTACCCCGAGGAGCCGCGGACGTTCGGCTCGAAGACGGCGTAGCCGTTGTTCAGCAGGTACTGCTTCACCGAGGCGAACGAGGGACGACGCTGCGACTCGGGGCCGCCGTGGATATCGACGACGACGGGGTAGCCGCCCTCGGGCGGCTCCGTCTCCGGCACGGAGAAGAACGCGGGGATCTCTCGGCCGTCGAAGGTGGGGTAGTGGACGAGCTCGGGCTCGACGAACGTGTCCGGCGGGATCCCGGCGGTCGAGGCCGCGGTCCAGCGCTCCGTCTCGCCGGTCGTCGCGTCGACGACGTAGGCGTTCGCGTTATGGGTGCTCCCGGTCGCGGTGACCGCGAAGCGGTTCCCGTCCGGCCCGAAGCTCACGCCGCCGGCGACGCCCCTCGGGAGGTCCGGGGCCGGGAAGGGATCGATCCGGTCGGGCTCGACGAGCTCGCCGACCGCGAGCTCAGTGTAGCCGTCGACGTTCTCGGAGTAGACGACGCGCCGGGATTCCTCGTGGACCGCCACGCCGTCGACGTTCCAGCCGTCGTCGCCGCCGGGCTTCTCGGGGGCGTCGTTCGACTCGTCGCTCGCCTCGCCGTCGCCCGCCGCGCGCCCGCCGGCCCCGTCCGCGACCACCGAGAACTCCCCGGTCGCGAGGTCGAGCCGCTCTAAGCGGAGCGTGTCGCTGTCGCGGTCGGTGACGAGGTAGAGGCCCTCGCCGTCCGGCCCCCACTCCGGGCTGCCGTACCGGACGTCGCCCTCGTGGGGGGTGTGGTGGGTCAGGTCGCCGCTCGCGACGTCGAGCGTGTACAGGTCGTGGTCGAACGAGGAGTGTGCCTCGTGAACGATCAGCCGGTCGTCGCTCGGCGACCAGCCCGCGACGGAGAGCCAGCCGTCTCCCTCGTACACCAGCTCGGCGTCGTCGCCGGTCGCGTCGCGCTCTTGGACGTACACGTCGAACACGGACTCGTCGCGACGGTTCGAGGCGAACGCGAAGCGGTCGCCCTCGGAGTCCCAGCCGCCCCAGCGGTGCTTCGCCTCGGGGCGCTCGGTGAGGTCGACGATCTCGCCGGACTCGTAGTTGAGCCGGTACAGCTGCGCGCGCTCGTTACCCCCCTCGTCCATCCCGAAGACGGCCTCGGCGCGCTCGGGCGAGGAGTCGACGAACGAGACCGACTCCTCGAAGAACGTGTGTTGCTCGGGCCATCCCAGCGGCTCGCCGAGCGACCACACCTGTCCGGTGCCGGTCGTGTTCAGCAGGAAGGAGAGCCGACCGTCGGGACCCAGGTCCGCCCCGCCGGCGCTGCGCACGTTGAGGTACCGCTCGATGTCGTACCGGTGCATAGGGTCCGGTTCCGGCCGCGGTGGGAAACAGTTTCGGGTGGCGGGGGAACGGTTCCGGACCGCCTCGGTCCCCGATCCCGGCGCGGCGAGCCCCCGCCGCCCCCGCCGCGATGCCGTGTCTTTTTACCCGGGCCCGCCGTCCGGTCGGCGTATGCGCGTCGCGTTCGTCTCGCTTCTCGCCCCGGGTCACGGCGACACGCCGGCCCGGGAGCGGACGCGACGGGTCGCCCGCGGGCTCGCCGCCCGCGGCCACGAGGTCGTCTGGCTCTGCGCGCGCTGGTGGGGCGGCGACCACGACGTCTTCGAGGAGGAGGGGATCGAGTACCGGTCGGTGACGGCGGACCCGTCGCCGACGGCGTTCGCCGCGCGGCTCCCGCTCGCGCTCCGCCGGGTCGATCCCGACGTCGTCCACGCGGTCAACAGCCCGCCGACGCCGGGGCTCGGCGCGACGGTCGCCGGGACGCTGACGCGGACGCCGGTCGTCGTCGACTGGTGGCGGGACCACCCCGCGGACGCCGCCCGCCGCTACCGGATCCTCGCCCGGAGCGCCGATAGGGTGACGACCCCCTCGCGGACGACGAAGACGCGGGTCCGCGAGCACGGCGCCGACGGCGCCGACGTGCGGGTCGTCCCGGAGAGCGTCGACTTCGACCTCGTCGAGTCGGCCGGCGTCGACGACCGGTTCGACGCGGTGTACGCGCGACGGTTGGACCGCCACGCCAACGTCGAGACGTTCCTGCTCGGGCTCGCGGAGCTCCGCGGGCGCGACTGGACCGCCGCCGTCGTCGGCGACGGCCCCGAGCGCGAGCGGATCGAGGCGACAGCGAGCGACCTCCGGATCGACGACCGGGTGTCGTTCCTCGGCGACCTCCCGCGCCGCGAGCGCGTCGAGCTATTTAAGGGAACCCACGTCGTCGCCGCGACGGCGACCTGGGAGACGTTCGCGACGGAGCTGTTGTGGGCGCTCGCGTGCGGCTGCGTCGCCCTCGTCGAGTACCAGGCGGACTCCAGCGCCCACGAGCTGGTGGAAGGCCGCGAGCGCGGCCGCCTCGTCACGAGCCCGGCCGAGCTCGCGGACGAGTTCGTCGCAGTCGGCGACCTCGAGCGCAAGCCGATCGAGCGCGACTTCGCGAGCTACGACCACGGTGCGGTGTTAGACCGGTACGTCGAGGCGTACCGGGGGCTCCTCGGCGAGTGAGAAAAAACGCCGAACGCCGACTACTCCTCGTCGCCGGTGATCGTCCCGCCGTACTTCATGAAGACGAACGCCAGCCCGAGCGTGCTCACCATCGCGATGAACGTCGCGACGCCGAGCGCGCGGGCGCCCTGCGGGACGAAGACGGCGTTCGAGCCGCCGCCGCCGCCGGTCGACTCGGTCTCGACGTCCCCGCCGACGGCGAGCCCCCCGTGCATGCCCACGGAGGTGTGGGGGACGCAGTGGTAGTGAGTGATGCCGGCGTCCTCCTCGGTCACCTCGTACTCGTAGGTCGCCCCCTCCTCGCCGACCGGGTCGCCGCTGTCGAGGCTCGCCGGGCCGCCGCCCTCGACGGTCTGGACGTTGTGGGCGCCGCCGCTTCCGGTCCACTCCCAAGTGATCGTGGTGCCGGTGTCGACCCACAGCAGGGTCGGGTCGAAGGCGAGCCCGCTGTCGCCCGCGCCGACCTGGACGGTCACCTCGCTCTCGCCGCGGGCGTCCTGGTACGACCCGACGTTCCCGCTGCTGGCCCCGCTCGGCCAGACCGGCTGTTCCTCCTGTGCCGCCGCGGTCCCCGCCGTCGCCGTCGCCGCCCCGGCGGCAGCGGTCGCGCCGCCCGCGGTCCGCATGAACGCGCGCCGGGAGACGTCGTCCGAGCTCATACCACCCGGTTCGTGACGGGTTGTAGTGAATATGTTGATCCGGGCGCGAGCGGCGTCGGCGTCTCGCCCGGCGGCGAGGGCCGGCGGCGAGGACCGACGTGTCGCCGACGGGCGTATAAAAACGGCGCCCGTAACTCCCGCATGAGCTACCCGGTCACCTACTACTGCCCGCACTGCGGGACCCTCGTCGAGCTGGAGCGCGACGGCTACCTCGCGGACAAGGCGGTGACGCCGTACCCCCTCGAGGGCTGGACGTACGTCGCCCCCGCGGAGTCGTTCGAGGACGAAGACGACGTCGACGGCGTGAGGTTCGTCTGCGGCGAGAGCGACGGCGTCGTCTGGGACCCGCGCGACGGGGTGCGCGGGACCGACGTCGGCGGGGACCGCGACGGCGACGGTGACGGCGGCGGGGAGGTCGACGGCGACGACCCCGGCTGCGGCGAGCCGTTCTACCTCTCGTTCGTCCGATACGACGAGGGGCGCGAGGTCGACCCGCGCGCCGAGAGCGAGTTGGTCGAGATCGACCCCGACCCGCGGCCGAGCGGTCCGCGAGGACCGAGCGGACCGAGCGGGATCGGGGACGCCGGCGACTCCGACGGCGGCTTCTGGTAGCGCGACGCCGCGATCCGGTCCTCGACATCAGTCTGTCATTATCGACCGTACAATTATCCCCG
Above is a window of Halorubrum depositum DNA encoding:
- a CDS encoding PAS domain-containing sensor histidine kinase yields the protein MNGSEPLGLLLDQAQDKIALLDEAGRFTYVNGAAERILGFSPEELVGGNAFEYVHPEDREAARGAFDRTITSDGFAEETVEYRHRTADGSWVWLESRMSNLTDDALDGYVVSSRDVTDRVRAERDHAETASHLREIAAVSGDVLWMFDADWTEVLFVNPSYEEIYGGSIEELEEDPQRFLDAIHPDDVPAVEAAMERIAAGASVDMEYRVNPEENYNRWVWVQAEPIEDDGEVVRITGFTKDVTDRRRRERQLVVMDNLLRHNLRNDLNVILGTAELLESSVPESTEHTAVIRRVGEQLLETAEKERDIIDLITGKQECERVELREAVADCVETVRDRYPDASIEVETPEPVAVEGRPELRAAVTELLGNAVRHADGVDPTVSVSLRRTQAGAEVVVRDDHPPIPAVEADVLTGDHGMTDVYHSSGLGFWLVYWSVELSNGSVAVESGPDRGNEIAITLTRVVD
- a CDS encoding S9 family peptidase, translating into MHRYDIERYLNVRSAGGADLGPDGRLSFLLNTTGTGQVWSLGEPLGWPEQHTFFEESVSFVDSSPERAEAVFGMDEGGNERAQLYRLNYESGEIVDLTERPEAKHRWGGWDSEGDRFAFASNRRDESVFDVYVQERDATGDDAELVYEGDGWLSVAGWSPSDDRLIVHEAHSSFDHDLYTLDVASGDLTHHTPHEGDVRYGSPEWGPDGEGLYLVTDRDSDTLRLERLDLATGEFSVVADGAGGRAAGDGEASDESNDAPEKPGGDDGWNVDGVAVHEESRRVVYSENVDGYTELAVGELVEPDRIDPFPAPDLPRGVAGGVSFGPDGNRFAVTATGSTHNANAYVVDATTGETERWTAASTAGIPPDTFVEPELVHYPTFDGREIPAFFSVPETEPPEGGYPVVVDIHGGPESQRRPSFASVKQYLLNNGYAVFEPNVRGSSGYGKAYAALDDVEKRMDSVADVEAGVEWLHDHPEVDPDRVVAMGGSYGGFMVLAALTEYPDLWAAGVDVVGIANFVTFLENTGDWRRELREAEYGSLDEDREFLESISPINNIERIESPLFVLHGANDPRVPVGEAEQIVEEAREQGVPVRKLIFDDEGHGFSKLENRIEAYREVVDFLSEHV
- a CDS encoding glycosyltransferase, with amino-acid sequence MRVAFVSLLAPGHGDTPARERTRRVARGLAARGHEVVWLCARWWGGDHDVFEEEGIEYRSVTADPSPTAFAARLPLALRRVDPDVVHAVNSPPTPGLGATVAGTLTRTPVVVDWWRDHPADAARRYRILARSADRVTTPSRTTKTRVREHGADGADVRVVPESVDFDLVESAGVDDRFDAVYARRLDRHANVETFLLGLAELRGRDWTAAVVGDGPERERIEATASDLRIDDRVSFLGDLPRRERVELFKGTHVVAATATWETFATELLWALACGCVALVEYQADSSAHELVEGRERGRLVTSPAELADEFVAVGDLERKPIERDFASYDHGAVLDRYVEAYRGLLGE
- a CDS encoding halocyanin domain-containing protein; the protein is MSSDDVSRRAFMRTAGGATAAAGAATATAGTAAAQEEQPVWPSGASSGNVGSYQDARGESEVTVQVGAGDSGLAFDPTLLWVDTGTTITWEWTGSGGAHNVQTVEGGGPASLDSGDPVGEEGATYEYEVTEEDAGITHYHCVPHTSVGMHGGLAVGGDVETESTGGGGGSNAVFVPQGARALGVATFIAMVSTLGLAFVFMKYGGTITGDEE